The Oncorhynchus clarkii lewisi isolate Uvic-CL-2024 chromosome 31, UVic_Ocla_1.0, whole genome shotgun sequence genome includes the window ATGTGTTTGTCTCCAGGTTTCTCAGTGTTGTTTTGTCCTATAGACTCTCCCTACTCCTGTGGACAGAAGCCAGTATATTGTAACTGATAAAGTAGGGAAGATCCTCTCAGTGGTTCCTCTCAAACAGAACTCTACCTCCACACTGGTTAGTGGCACCTTTTTAACTACATTTTGGGGAGCATACGCCATCCACACACATCCTCTAGCAGGCTCAGTGTAGTCTGTATAACTgtatgtcgtgtgtgtgtgtgtgtgtgtgtgtcaggacctGGGTCTGTCTACGGCGCGGGGCAGGGGTCGCTGTAAGAACCCGTCATGTGGCTATGTTTATAAGAACAGACACAAGCCTGCGGAGTGCCCCTGCTGTGGCTTGGAGCTGTCCAGGAAGAACGCCAAGGGCTCCAAGGCACAGGTCAGTCTGGAGAGAATCCCACTATgagtgtgtctgaaatggcaccctatcgggctctggtcaaaaatagtgcactttatagggaattgggtgccatttaggatgtggTCTATGTTTTGGTGTTGTTGTatttctctatgtctgtctgaattctttctcatctctctgttctcatcctccaaccctctctctgttATTTTCCCTCATCctatcaccctcctctctctcactcactcagggTGGTTCAGTAGCTCTGTTAGACCCGTACCGGACCCTGTCCCCAGCCCAGAGGGAGCTTCAGCGCCAGTCCACCCTGCAGCTGCTGCGCCAGGCCCTGCAGATCTCTGAGAGTGAGGCTGAGCTCCATGACACCCTGGCCCTCATCCAGGAACTCAACTCTACCCAGGTGGTCCTCACCACGACCACCACCCAGGCCGGGGACCAGGTGCTAGGGGAAGGTGGGGGCCTGGGGGAGGTGCAGGTCCAGTCAGGCTGGCCGCGGTTCTATGAGTCTGCAGCCACACACTGTGCTCTGTGTCACTACCCGCTATTCAAGGGAGGACAGAGGTGAGAAAAGATTTGTTTGTGTAGTTTTGGGTTTATTATGGCTCAGTGGTTGGATGTTTCTGGTGCTCAGTGGTTGGATGTTTCTGGTGCTCAGTGGTTGGATGTTTCTGGTGCTCAGTGGTTGGATGTTTCTGGTGCTCAGTGGTTAGATGTTTCTGGTGCTCAGTGGTTGGATGTTTCTGGTGCTCAGTGGTTGGTTGTTTCTGGTGCTCAGGGGTTGGACATTTCTGGACATTTTTCATATTTCATAGTGTGGTTTCAGGAAAGGTCTCTCTATCATTTCTCTCCGGTGTTTTGTACCATAGTTCTTTAGCGGGGCAGGAGGACTGCTGGCTGTTGActgactctctgatccagacagCCTCTCTCCAGCTGAAGGTGTGTCTCAACCCCCAGTGTCTGGCCCTGCACAGCTTCACTGACCTCCACCCAGGTCTGTTCAATGTTGGCAACAGGTTGCTGGTGAGTCTGGACCTGTTCTTTAAGATCCGGAGTCAGATCAGACTGGGCCGGCATCCTAACCAGATAGTCAGGACCATCCTGGACCACATCCACAACCACGCTGGTAAGACTTTCTTGGCGCAACATACGGTTCAGAGGGTTTTCAACAGAGTTCTGTTCATGTCTctaatatctctgttttctttctttcttctctctttttccccccccccccccatatcaatCAGTCCACACTCTGAGTCCTGAGGAGTTGGCCCATGTCCAGGAGCTGCTGGTTAGTGGCTACTGGGCCTTTGAGTGTCTGACCGTGAGGGACTACAACGACATGATCTGTGGTGTGTGTGGCATCGCCCCCAAGATGGAGATCGCCCAGCGGTACACACACAACGTGCTGGAGCTTAGGAATGTGGAggtgagagagactgaggagacggGAGGTCAGGGGGAGACTGAGGAGACGGGAGGTCAGGGGGAGACTGAGGAGACGGGAGGTCAGGGGGAGACTGAGGAGACGGGAGGTCAGGGGGAGACTGAGGAGACGGGAGGTCAGGGGGAGACTGAGGAGACGGGAGGTCAGGGGGAGACTGAGGAGACGGGAGGTCAGGGGTAAACTGAGGAGACGGGAGGTCAGGGGTAGACTGAGGAGACGGGAGGTCAGGGGTAGACTGAGGAGACGGGAGGTCAGGGGGAGACTGAGGAGACGGGAGGtcagggagagactggggagacgggaggtcagggagagactggggagacaggaggtcagggagagactggggagatggGAGGTCAGGGAGAGACTGTAAAGAGCCACAGATCCAAACAGTCAAAATAGAGAATTAAAGATGATTTTCTTTACTTAATTTGTTTTAGCCTGCCTGATTCCAGGACAGTCAAGCTGTCTGGTCTGCATAGTGTTGTAGTCATGTTGATACctgtgtctcgctctccctcctgtAGTTTACGTGGCCAGACTTCGGGGCTCCAGACAAGGTGCATGTGGATGACTTCTGGCTGACCATGGAGAGTGAGGCCATCGAGCAGGCAGCGTTCCCCTGCAGCGTCCCCATCACCCGGGTCGACGCCTCCATCATCGCCCCCTTCATCCCACCACTAATGAGGAGCTCCACTGTCATCAACACAGAGAAGGACAAGGCCCTGCTCCTCACACAGCACACAGGTAGGAAGTCACTCTCTCAGGGATGGGGAATAAGCCAATCACTGGAAGGATAAACATCATTCTCAAGTCTTTCAGAGATTTCATTGATCATTACTTGTTCATGCCCTGTTTATCAATAATAAATCAAAATGTTAGTGTGTAAAATTctagtgcgtgtgcgtgtgtgtgtgtgtgttttccaggtGACCCATCTGTTCTGGTGCGTCTGATCCACGAGGGCCAACTCAGACCGGACCGAATGGATGAGCACAGTGCAGAGGAGCTCAAAGCCATACTGGAATGCTGTGGCGAGATCACTGCACCAGAGAGCAACAAGGTGTAGATCAACGCTGTGTGTCTGTGATATCTCTATGTATGTATATTTCtggtttgattgtgtgtgtttaGGAGATTGACAcatgtcttttctctctctctgtcaggatgAGTTGCTGGTCTCTCTGATCTCCCTGTGTACGTGTGTTCAGAACGGCCTCTCCACGGCCCCCCAGCCCCCTCCACACCTCACAGCAGGCAAGCTGTCCAAGATCTGCCCCCATCAGGTAACCGCACACATCTCACCTATCAATGTCAATCAATCAGTCGTCCACCAGAATCCATTCAACTATTACTCTGTCAATCAAGCATTTAGTCTGTCAGTCTATGAAAAATGATAGGTTAGCCAATCAGGCCTCACACAATAACAAAATCTATTGACCAATAAAAACATAATGAGAACCAGACAGATTATAGAAGACTACTTTTCCCATACTCCTCCAGGTGGTGTGTGGTTCCAAGTACCTGGTGAAGGGTGAGACGGCACGCGACCACGTGGACCTGCTGGTGTCCTCCCGGTATTGGCCTCCCGTCTACGTTACCGACTCTGCCCGCCAGGTGGCGCTGTGTACAGACGTGCAGTACCCTGAGCTGGCCTCCACCATGTGGGGCAGGAACCAGGGCTGCTTCTCTGATCCCATGGACAAACCAGAGGTAGGCCCTCACACTGGGCATGGAAAGGACTTAGTTATTGACGTCTGATTATTGTACTAGGAGGGAAACCGAGGTCAAATCAGGATGGTGTCGGAAGGTTTTTTAACCTGTAATATGCTGATATGACAATACAATTTGAAGAATGAATTGGTCTCTATTTACATAATAGATAAACTAGGTACTGTGGATGTTGTTATTGtttatctcacctctctctctccatcagtttGTGTCGTGTGCTGAGCTACAGGACCAGCCTTACTGTGCTGACCTGTCCTCCGTGGTGGAGAACCCCCAGGTCCACCCTGTCACCAAGTCCTCTTCCCGCTGGATAGTGCATCCTGCTGGGCCTACAGATGGCCAGGAGCCCCCCTGTCTGGACCACCACTCAATGGGGCTCTGCAATGAGCTGGAACCTTACTGCAGTCTGGTACaagacctggagagagacaacgagaaaGAAGAGGACgaagggaaggaggagaagaaggatggGTTCAAGGTTGAAGCCGAGGTGACAGAAGGGTCAGAGGTCACTGAGGAGGAATGTTCTGAGGGTTTGGTGACATCATTGCGGCGGCGACCTTTGGCCTTTGACAACACGGCCTACTACTACCTGTACAACCGTCTGCAGGACTTCCTGTCCAGCCGGGAGGTGGTGGACCAGCAGATCAGCACAGTGCTGAAGGCCTGCCAGCCTGGGGAGGTGGTGATCAGGGATGCCCTCTACAGGCTGGGGGTGGCACAGATCAAcacagaggaaggggaggagggggaaggagacgggggggtggagggagacacTGGGTATGAGGAGGTAGTGGTTCTCTGAGAGTGACAGACTGTGGCTTTTTGGAGACTTATTTTGTGCTGTGAACAAGTAAACAAACCAATATAACTTTCTGACGTTGGGGGATAATGTTTAATATTATGGACATGTGGCCCATATTATTATGAGGTAGTCCTTTTTTAGAAAGAAggctatttatatatatatattatatatataatatatatggaGATATCTGGTTCAGAAAAGCTAGCGTGTAGTGGGGAGGCTGGTAGTCCTTGAATGTACTGTGCAAAAATATGCTTGAGTGTTTCCAAAGAAACAGAGGTGTTGCTGCTAACCAGACAGATAGTCTGTAACTTATCAGTCCAGCAGAGACTTTGTTGCTGGTTTGAAATGAAAGAATGGCACTTTGTTTTCTTTGTGAGAGGAGCAGAACCAGTGAAGAGTGTAAAAACGTGAATGTTACTAACTGCTCTCTGCTTTCACACAGTTTTAGAATAGATAACAACGTTTAAAAACATTGTTTATGTTGACTAACTTCATTGTTGGAGTGCATAATGTTCTTTCTAGaagtataataataattattattatttaataacTGTATTTAATGAGTCCTCGTGCTTTCTCATCCTTAGTAAGACCTTTCACACTGTTCTATGCTATCTTCTTGTACCTCACTCGTTGCCCTTTGGGCTGAAATGTATTCAAGGTAAACAACCTTTCACATCTGCCTCATGGGCTGATGGAATCTGTAGTTCTTGTGGCCTTTGATTGGGTTTTTGACCACGGGAGACTCTTGCCTGAGCTCCTATTGGAGGGGTGGCTCTGAATGTCAGGACTGTTCTATCATCTACTCTCAGCTGCTTGAATGGAATCTAAAGAAGACAATGATTGACTTGATGATGTAACTGTGATGGACATAGTTATTACAATTTGCGGATGGAACTTGATACCCACTCAAGGGGTTAGAAAATATATGGTGACGGTAGCCATTTCTGAATAATTTTGCTTAAGGAATTATAAATAAAGCAAATAAAGTATTTCCTAATGTTGAATCAAGTTTCTGTGAGATTGTTACTTCCTATTTAGGTGGTCTGGTATTGCTCAACCTCCCATGAGAACAGGGAATGAAACTTCAGAAGATTGCAGAGAAGGCATTTTCATCTGAAACGAGAACTGAGGTAAAGAAATCACTGAAATGTAGATTTTTGTTCACTGTCGTATGACGTACTATGGAGTAGGCTGAAATGTTGTTGAAACAAGTCCACAGGGAAATATAATGTATATCCAAGGGAAGCGAGACATCTTTATTtaagtttctttttttttgttgcatattgTCTGAATATAATTACACTCCTTCCAAGACAGTACAGTGATTTGGTTAGCAAACAACAAAGGATTTAATGACAAAGAATCTGTTTTTGGCTTTCAAGCAGTATAgtgaaaataaacatttattaatTTACATTACACCATACATACACTACCTAGAAATCTCTTACTTTTCTCTCATTTCCACTGCAACAGTATTCAGAATAGCTGCTAACAATCCAAGTAACTGTTATCTGACTTATAGTTGACATATAGACTTTAACTGACTTATAGCTTTTATCTGACATCGTGGTAATTACAGTAGGCAGTATTAGCTGAATGCTACATTCAAAACAATGAAGCAATATTTTTGTGCCATAATTCACATGTTTTATCATACTGATGATGAACATCAAAATATTGAGCGGTATAGATATGACAGGGGGtctgtggcaccttaattggtaaggacaggcttgtggtaatggctggagcagaataagtggaatggtatcaaataaatcaatcacatttatttatgaagcccttcttacatcagccgatgtcacaaagtgctatacagaaacccagactaaaaccccaaacagcaagcaatgcagatgtagaagtacggtggctaggaaaaactccctagaaaggcaggaacctgggaagaaacctagagaggaaccaggctctgagccagtcctcttctggctgtgccgggtggcgattataacagtacatggccatcaAACACATGTTTGTATTGTCCATACTTGGATCCACATTTTTTCCTTTCATCCTGATCGTTCCCTACCATAGCATATAATGTtacataatgtctctctctctatcccaactCTCCCCGAGACACCcacagagagtggggtcacagccttGATCAGCCATTATTAATGACGTCCCTGAAGCAA containing:
- the LOC139391102 gene encoding HMG domain-containing protein 3, which gives rise to METMEVYEETDRRMTEEVESCYTLMEVTSPKKRKKNKAQQGEIMEKPKKPRSAYLLYYFDVHQTMQQEFPSLPQSEINKRISVSWKRLNVADKGYYLEKAKLEKEGTDTSSMGPSQELPGFRRILPRANYVLLPKGAMSDDRTGSQLEVCMEGLDSPVGEGVMPSLSLGSPQYPPLVLGCEVELSQQCIAIEGLTDEKAVTLTHSGALQGVLSSSYHSSSSVSAAHESHNAPHLASAGLLLKEEEPRMVGGGYSVIGMATDGRRVGGTSVQHVKTELVTIIPNQDLMEHRTLPGASSVASVVMVPVGARVIQDTNPSYKLSNKYTRRGRGSCQTAGCSFVYVTRHKPPFCPDCGNHLGGKWVPAAVKTPGAAASFKTYAQKPPKNPGYPPKTGVPPSDDQNSKVSGWRKGRRGPREPRGQGQQRAVTPGPPLEGGRANSQGVIQPAPAVSGTQTTTMIALVGTPVTGARVKVQERSSVVGQKRPVRAILPAPFNTGRALVQWITVPPHKGKVEETNCSKATAELSEMIAGLKPNTLKQLGQIVTTTPLEQTLPTPVDRSQYIVTDKVGKILSVVPLKQNSTSTLDLGLSTARGRGRCKNPSCGYVYKNRHKPAECPCCGLELSRKNAKGSKAQGGSVALLDPYRTLSPAQRELQRQSTLQLLRQALQISESEAELHDTLALIQELNSTQVVLTTTTTQAGDQVLGEGGGLGEVQVQSGWPRFYESAATHCALCHYPLFKGGQSSLAGQEDCWLLTDSLIQTASLQLKVCLNPQCLALHSFTDLHPGLFNVGNRLLVSLDLFFKIRSQIRLGRHPNQIVRTILDHIHNHAVHTLSPEELAHVQELLVSGYWAFECLTVRDYNDMICGVCGIAPKMEIAQRYTHNVLELRNVEFTWPDFGAPDKVHVDDFWLTMESEAIEQAAFPCSVPITRVDASIIAPFIPPLMRSSTVINTEKDKALLLTQHTGDPSVLVRLIHEGQLRPDRMDEHSAEELKAILECCGEITAPESNKDELLVSLISLCTCVQNGLSTAPQPPPHLTAGKLSKICPHQVVCGSKYLVKGETARDHVDLLVSSRYWPPVYVTDSARQVALCTDVQYPELASTMWGRNQGCFSDPMDKPEFVSCAELQDQPYCADLSSVVENPQVHPVTKSSSRWIVHPAGPTDGQEPPCLDHHSMGLCNELEPYCSLVQDLERDNEKEEDEGKEEKKDGFKVEAEVTEGSEVTEEECSEGLVTSLRRRPLAFDNTAYYYLYNRLQDFLSSREVVDQQISTVLKACQPGEVVIRDALYRLGVAQINTEEGEEGEGDGGVEGDTGYEEVVVL